From Pseudoalteromonas rubra, one genomic window encodes:
- the fliJ gene encoding flagellar export protein FliJ — MANNKLDLLFKLESEKEEKLRLNFIQAEQNFHANQQKLNGLNDFRLEYSQQLHQKAQQGLSSAGFGQYHAFISKIEEAIRQQANTVATAKRVVDQRRKLWLEQQVKAKAIAKLIEKKALEEQQRLAKAEQKMLDEFATNIFMRRKLAQ, encoded by the coding sequence ATGGCAAATAACAAACTTGACTTACTGTTCAAACTTGAAAGCGAGAAAGAAGAAAAGTTACGCCTTAATTTTATTCAGGCGGAGCAAAACTTTCATGCCAATCAACAAAAACTCAATGGTCTGAATGATTTTCGTCTTGAATATAGTCAACAGCTTCATCAAAAAGCGCAGCAAGGCCTGTCGAGTGCGGGGTTTGGCCAGTATCACGCTTTCATCAGTAAGATTGAAGAGGCCATTCGGCAGCAGGCTAATACAGTTGCCACCGCTAAACGGGTGGTAGATCAGCGTCGTAAGTTATGGTTAGAGCAGCAAGTGAAAGCCAAAGCGATTGCCAAGCTGATAGAGAAAAAGGCGTTAGAGGAGCAACAAAGGCTGGCCAAAGCAGAGCAGAAAATGCTTGATGAGTTTGCGACCAATATTTTCATGCGTCGTAAGCTCGCACAATAA